Proteins encoded within one genomic window of Halocatena marina:
- a CDS encoding class I SAM-dependent methyltransferase — protein MPPDESPTVENAYNKLAQTYQTQEEDPYCADLEFPAMTELIPNPARKRVLDAGCGCGRYAEWLIEREADVLAADKSIKMLEQAKRRIGDRAEVRRADITEPLEFAADSEFDGIICGLSLHYVEDWRQAFTEFARILQPGGFLVFSAHHPVDEYIAFEAENYFETEQKRMTWSASGEEIDVPFYRRPFADVINPLIETGFRLDELVEPRPKETFKDRKPESYEKRMKQPTFLCIRASSSES, from the coding sequence ATGCCGCCTGATGAGAGCCCTACCGTCGAAAACGCATACAACAAATTGGCGCAGACGTACCAGACGCAAGAAGAGGACCCGTACTGCGCAGACTTGGAATTTCCTGCAATGACAGAACTCATTCCAAATCCAGCGAGAAAACGAGTCCTTGATGCAGGTTGTGGATGTGGCCGGTACGCAGAGTGGTTGATTGAGAGGGAAGCAGATGTTCTCGCCGCTGATAAGAGTATCAAGATGCTCGAACAGGCGAAACGACGAATCGGCGACCGAGCAGAAGTTCGGAGAGCCGATATCACAGAGCCGCTCGAGTTCGCAGCCGACAGTGAGTTCGATGGTATCATTTGTGGCCTCTCTCTTCATTACGTTGAAGATTGGCGACAGGCTTTCACAGAGTTTGCTCGCATCCTCCAACCGGGTGGATTCCTCGTATTTTCGGCACACCATCCGGTTGATGAGTATATCGCGTTCGAGGCAGAGAACTACTTCGAAACTGAACAAAAACGTATGACGTGGTCTGCCTCTGGTGAAGAAATCGATGTTCCGTTCTACCGTCGGCCATTTGCTGATGTCATCAATCCACTCATCGAAACTGGATTCCGACTGGATGAACTAGTTGAGCCGAGACCAAAAGAGACATTCAAAGATAGAAAGCCAGAGTCTTACGAGAAACGAATGAAACAACCGACATTCTTGTGTATCCGAGCGTCGAGCTCCGAATCGTGA
- a CDS encoding CBS domain-containing protein, whose product MIDVPVSSVMTKPTPSVPPETSIVEAASRLRQPNTPALVVCNTEKTIIGVVTESDIVAVVAECGGDRSIESFMSRPVMTTTPSTPVRRAADQMREAGITLLVVVDDDTTYKGLVTRDSIAPYLSRHRLEITWKGKPLSLNRRDTPTIE is encoded by the coding sequence ATGATCGACGTTCCAGTCTCCTCTGTTATGACCAAACCGACACCGAGCGTACCGCCAGAGACTTCGATTGTCGAGGCAGCATCGCGGCTTCGACAGCCCAACACACCAGCGTTAGTCGTCTGCAATACAGAGAAGACCATCATCGGAGTCGTGACCGAGTCAGATATCGTCGCTGTCGTTGCTGAATGCGGTGGCGACCGATCAATCGAATCATTCATGTCTCGTCCTGTTATGACGACGACTCCGTCCACACCAGTTAGACGCGCCGCTGATCAGATGCGCGAAGCGGGAATAACGCTCCTCGTCGTTGTCGACGACGATACGACCTACAAAGGACTTGTCACTCGTGACTCCATCGCTCCTTATCTCTCTCGCCACCGACTTGAGATCACGTGGAAAGGTAAACCACTCTCACTCAACAGGAGGGACACTCCAACGATCGAATAA
- a CDS encoding TrkA family potassium uptake protein has product MSWLGIRVRAFVQRPLLRRMVRPVVAFAGIVIAGLAGFSILSEIRIVEALFWLIDPTSIELHFQSHDGPATLVKGYAVVIFSGLVVAGLWIGETLFSAMFGGQIRAELQHMQIEQTISELENHIIICGYGTFGKTIAARLCERDRTVVIIEKQETQYQRAIDDGLLAVNGDARSEEILTDATVKRASTVIGAIDDTNANIQIAIVASQLATTVTLIVRAEDRQDEVLARRVGADEVIIPEVVSGEQVCTSL; this is encoded by the coding sequence ATGAGCTGGTTAGGCATTCGTGTTCGAGCATTCGTTCAGCGGCCACTGTTGCGCCGAATGGTACGGCCAGTCGTAGCATTCGCGGGAATTGTGATCGCGGGACTAGCTGGGTTTAGTATACTCAGTGAGATTCGCATCGTAGAAGCGCTGTTTTGGTTGATAGATCCCACCAGTATCGAACTTCATTTCCAGAGTCACGATGGACCAGCAACGCTCGTTAAAGGCTACGCCGTTGTGATTTTCTCTGGATTAGTCGTTGCCGGTCTTTGGATCGGCGAGACGCTGTTTTCGGCGATGTTCGGTGGACAAATACGAGCGGAGTTACAACATATGCAAATTGAACAAACCATTAGTGAACTTGAGAACCACATCATCATCTGTGGCTATGGAACATTCGGTAAAACCATCGCCGCTCGCCTCTGTGAAAGAGATCGTACAGTAGTCATCATTGAAAAACAAGAGACACAGTACCAGCGGGCAATCGACGATGGCCTCCTTGCAGTTAATGGAGATGCCCGCAGCGAAGAGATACTCACCGATGCTACCGTCAAGCGGGCATCGACAGTCATCGGCGCTATCGATGACACTAATGCGAACATTCAGATTGCTATCGTAGCTAGCCAGCTAGCTACAACAGTCACCCTCATCGTTCGAGCCGAGGATCGTCAGGACGAGGTACTTGCTCGCCGGGTTGGTGCCGACGAAGTCATCATTCCAGAAGTCGTGAGTGGAGAGCAAGTATGTACGAGTCTGTGA
- a CDS encoding NAD+ synthase: MTTGLLAARNGTSLSPADRCDEGISLIEDMMTKADADGIVVNLSGGIDSSTTAALAVEAVGATDVHGLCMPTLASTDENMQDAQMVADNLGIAYDTIEIQPILDMFEDSLAPRISPHGDRTAIGNVAARLRMACAYYAANTTSSLVVGTSNRTERLLGYFTKYGDGGTDLLPLGDCYKTDVRRLARLVGVPTAIIEKPPTGGLWAGQTDKNELGASYQVLDPVFHQLVDTQRDVTTIAAALHLEPADIRQYMNRSVQTAHKRAPPTALSRRSITQMMTRASNTATTASVITGKRTHSQIRERLTTFIENAVDDADAEGVVINMSGGIDSSVVAMLAVEALGPDRVYGIILPCGKATEAATFDAVGLAETLGIDHTMMQLHPVVKLVEETLPSNLTEAATTRTHGNLVARLRMLCAYYAANTMSRLVLGTTTRSEWLLGYFTKYGDGGVDLQPLIGLYKTDVRQLARKMGVPTEICEKTPTAGVRANQSDETDFGMTYDVLDKLLWCLVDANADVEYAAEECGLDVERVKQYAHTHIQTHHKRRYPPSPAMQKMDTSPACFHELEMKFE; the protein is encoded by the coding sequence ATGACCACCGGGCTATTAGCGGCCCGTAACGGTACGTCTCTTTCACCCGCTGATCGCTGCGATGAGGGTATTTCACTCATCGAAGACATGATGACGAAAGCGGATGCTGACGGTATCGTTGTGAATCTCAGTGGTGGGATCGATTCCTCGACAACGGCTGCTCTCGCTGTCGAAGCGGTCGGAGCTACCGATGTCCACGGACTGTGCATGCCGACGCTTGCTAGCACAGACGAGAATATGCAAGACGCACAGATGGTTGCAGACAATCTGGGAATCGCATATGACACGATCGAAATCCAGCCGATCCTCGATATGTTCGAGGATAGTCTCGCTCCCAGAATTTCACCACACGGAGATCGGACGGCGATCGGAAACGTCGCGGCTCGACTGCGAATGGCGTGTGCCTACTACGCCGCTAACACGACGTCCTCTCTCGTTGTCGGCACCAGTAATCGGACCGAACGCCTGCTTGGGTATTTCACAAAGTATGGTGATGGGGGGACAGACCTTCTCCCGCTCGGTGATTGCTATAAGACCGATGTCCGTCGACTCGCGCGGCTTGTAGGAGTGCCAACCGCAATTATTGAAAAGCCTCCCACTGGCGGGCTTTGGGCTGGCCAGACCGACAAGAACGAGTTGGGCGCATCTTATCAGGTCCTTGATCCAGTGTTCCATCAGTTAGTCGACACACAACGAGACGTCACTACTATCGCAGCAGCACTCCATCTCGAACCAGCCGACATCCGACAGTATATGAATCGGAGTGTTCAGACTGCACACAAGCGGGCTCCCCCGACAGCTCTGTCTCGCCGCTCAATCACTCAGATGATGACCAGAGCCAGCAATACCGCTACGACAGCATCGGTTATAACAGGAAAAAGGACGCATTCACAGATTCGTGAGAGACTGACGACGTTCATCGAGAACGCAGTCGACGACGCCGATGCTGAGGGAGTGGTGATCAACATGAGTGGCGGCATCGATTCAAGCGTCGTTGCGATGCTCGCTGTCGAGGCACTCGGGCCAGATCGCGTATACGGGATCATCCTTCCGTGTGGAAAAGCGACGGAAGCCGCGACGTTCGACGCAGTGGGACTCGCTGAAACGCTTGGTATTGATCATACGATGATGCAGCTCCATCCCGTGGTGAAACTCGTCGAAGAGACACTTCCATCGAATCTCACAGAAGCGGCGACGACCCGCACCCACGGAAATTTGGTGGCTCGCCTCCGGATGCTGTGTGCGTACTATGCGGCCAATACGATGTCACGACTAGTGCTCGGTACGACCACTCGGAGCGAGTGGTTGCTGGGTTATTTCACAAAGTATGGCGATGGAGGAGTAGATCTCCAACCGTTGATCGGCCTCTATAAGACAGATGTACGACAGTTAGCCCGAAAGATGGGTGTACCGACGGAAATCTGTGAGAAAACACCCACGGCTGGCGTCCGTGCTAACCAGTCCGATGAAACCGATTTTGGAATGACGTACGATGTCCTCGACAAGCTGCTCTGGTGTCTCGTGGATGCCAACGCTGATGTCGAATACGCCGCTGAAGAATGCGGGCTTGATGTTGAGAGAGTCAAGCAGTATGCGCACACACATATCCAGACACATCACAAGCGGCGATATCCTCCGTCACCAGCAATGCAGAAAATGGACACCTCTCCTGCGTGTTTCCACGAACTCGAGATGAAATTCGAATGA
- a CDS encoding lamin tail domain-containing protein, producing the protein MTRTNQSLVIVTLLAVVISAGALGAAAPAETTSTSLTATVTDVADGDTVDIEYENGTTDTVRMLGVDTPEVYGENDPTEFEGVPDTEAGSQCLHEAGESASAYTKDALQQGEQITLELDSQSDGRGDYGRLLAYVHDDGRNLNYDLVQTGHARVYDSTFSQSDRFYAAESDAQAAERGLWHCRNPSGSGGLSIAQINADAAGNDNDNLNDEYVVFENTGSSTLDLSGWTVSDEAGHTYTFPSGASLAAGETVTLHTGSGSDTTSDRYWGASGAIWNNGGDTVSVNDDSGTLVTSETY; encoded by the coding sequence GTGACACGAACGAACCAGTCACTTGTTATAGTAACACTCCTCGCCGTTGTGATTTCGGCGGGCGCGCTCGGGGCTGCTGCTCCCGCCGAGACGACGAGCACATCGCTCACAGCGACAGTTACGGACGTCGCTGACGGTGATACAGTTGACATCGAATACGAGAACGGGACCACCGACACAGTTCGAATGCTGGGAGTCGACACACCCGAGGTGTACGGTGAAAACGACCCCACAGAGTTCGAAGGTGTACCAGACACTGAGGCAGGCAGCCAGTGTTTGCACGAGGCTGGTGAAAGCGCGAGCGCCTACACGAAGGACGCATTACAGCAGGGAGAACAGATCACGCTTGAACTTGATTCGCAGTCCGACGGGCGCGGAGACTACGGACGGCTGCTTGCGTACGTCCACGACGACGGGCGCAATCTCAACTATGACCTCGTCCAAACAGGTCATGCACGCGTTTACGACAGTACCTTCTCACAGAGTGACCGCTTCTACGCAGCTGAATCCGACGCCCAAGCAGCCGAGCGCGGTCTCTGGCACTGCCGCAATCCGAGCGGCAGTGGTGGGTTATCTATCGCACAGATTAACGCTGACGCCGCTGGCAACGACAACGACAACCTCAACGACGAGTACGTCGTCTTCGAGAATACTGGATCGAGCACGCTCGATCTCTCCGGATGGACGGTTTCCGATGAGGCCGGCCATACGTATACGTTCCCGAGTGGCGCATCACTCGCCGCTGGTGAGACCGTCACACTTCATACGGGGAGTGGCTCTGACACAACCAGTGATCGCTATTGGGGAGCATCTGGAGCAATCTGGAACAACGGTGGCGACACCGTCTCAGTCAACGACGATTCAGGGACACTTGTGACGAGTGAGACCTACTAA
- a CDS encoding IclR family transcriptional regulator gives MTEYNGTIASVDKAFDTLEYLRENGKSSLSTIATDLGFTKSTAHRHLKTLESREYVVSDDGSYRLSLRFLDFGEFTRRRHTEYQLIREKVEALAEQTDERVQFMVEEHGRAVYVFQQSGQHAVEADTYPGKRVPIHASAAGLAILSKVGSDAVDEIVSRHGLVRLTPKTIADRETLDEELHKARERGYSINDQGVIEGLRAIGAPVTGPNDEVIGGLSISGPLNRMEGERFENDLPSLLLGVTNELELNIAYQ, from the coding sequence ATGACCGAATACAACGGAACGATCGCCTCGGTTGACAAGGCGTTTGATACACTGGAGTATCTCCGAGAAAACGGGAAATCTAGTCTTTCGACGATTGCAACCGATCTTGGATTCACGAAAAGCACAGCCCACAGACACCTCAAGACGCTCGAAAGCCGCGAGTACGTTGTCAGCGACGACGGGAGCTATCGATTGAGTCTTCGATTTCTCGACTTCGGCGAGTTTACGCGGCGACGGCACACAGAGTATCAACTCATCAGAGAGAAGGTAGAGGCGCTGGCCGAACAGACCGATGAGCGAGTTCAGTTCATGGTCGAAGAACACGGGCGAGCCGTGTACGTCTTCCAACAATCGGGACAACACGCAGTTGAGGCCGACACCTATCCTGGAAAGCGAGTCCCGATCCACGCTAGTGCGGCGGGGCTTGCTATTCTCTCTAAGGTGGGCTCTGATGCCGTCGACGAAATCGTTTCCCGACACGGTCTGGTTCGACTCACCCCGAAAACAATCGCCGATCGAGAAACTCTCGATGAGGAATTGCACAAAGCGCGCGAGCGAGGTTACAGTATCAACGACCAAGGCGTCATCGAGGGACTCCGGGCTATCGGTGCACCGGTGACCGGGCCGAACGATGAGGTAATTGGTGGATTGAGCATCTCTGGTCCGCTCAACCGAATGGAAGGCGAGCGATTCGAGAACGACCTCCCGTCGCTCCTCCTCGGCGTGACCAACGAGCTAGAACTTAATATCGCCTACCAGTAA
- a CDS encoding cyclase family protein: MLDGYEMYDLTQPWSQDTPAWPTYDNPKVWYEKSLDTEKVNGQKIEFMNHTGTHLDGEKHFVGSGRDIESMPLDELVGDAVIADISDVVGDYDIYTSEMIEDVVDVREGDILFIHTGFQEYAWHREDADPHRFFCTHPGPNQEFADWCLEKNLNYLILDCGSADHPMNTVVRDVRPELAEEAADHLGVDDLDEIFPPEGYQLMHTDLFPEGIVHVENAEVPEELLNERVQIGTFPWRFRGGESSVCRCVAFKEA; encoded by the coding sequence ATGTTGGACGGCTATGAAATGTACGACCTGACGCAGCCGTGGTCTCAGGACACCCCGGCTTGGCCGACGTACGACAACCCCAAAGTATGGTACGAGAAGAGTCTCGACACCGAAAAGGTGAACGGACAGAAGATCGAGTTCATGAACCATACAGGGACCCACCTGGACGGCGAGAAGCACTTCGTTGGAAGCGGCCGTGACATCGAGAGTATGCCGCTGGACGAACTCGTCGGCGATGCCGTCATCGCAGACATCTCTGATGTTGTCGGTGATTACGACATCTACACGAGCGAGATGATCGAGGATGTCGTTGACGTTCGAGAGGGTGATATCCTCTTCATCCATACCGGCTTTCAGGAGTACGCGTGGCACCGTGAGGACGCTGACCCGCACCGATTCTTCTGTACACATCCAGGACCAAACCAAGAGTTCGCCGACTGGTGTCTTGAGAAGAACCTCAACTATCTCATCCTCGATTGTGGGAGCGCAGACCACCCAATGAACACGGTCGTCCGCGATGTTCGACCAGAGCTCGCTGAAGAGGCAGCCGACCACCTCGGTGTCGACGACCTTGATGAAATCTTCCCGCCAGAGGGATATCAGTTGATGCACACCGACCTGTTCCCCGAGGGTATCGTCCACGTGGAGAATGCGGAGGTTCCCGAAGAACTACTCAACGAACGCGTCCAGATCGGAACGTTCCCATGGCGCTTCCGCGGTGGCGAGAGCAGTGTCTGTCGCTGTGTCGCATTCAAGGAAGCCTAA